The proteins below are encoded in one region of Garra rufa chromosome 12, GarRuf1.0, whole genome shotgun sequence:
- the LOC141347035 gene encoding putative protein-lysine deacylase ABHD14B, whose protein sequence is MSSVEMSEGSVRVEICGDQSLFYRQALPSSGSAKLCVLLLHGIRFSSENWLKIGTLETLAAAGYRAVAIDLPGLGRSKATEAPTPVGQPAPGVFLRQVCDALQTGPVVIISPSLSGMYSLPFLFQHSEQVKAYIPVAPICTDKFTAEQYSSIQTPALIVYGDQDTQLGEVSLNNLKNLPNHKVVVMKGAGHPCYLDDPETWHKAILDFLQLL, encoded by the exons ATGTCTTCGGTGGAGATGTCTGAAGGCTCGGTTCGGGTGGAGATCTGCGGAGATCAGTCGCTGTTCTACCGACAGGCGCTTCCGTCGAGCGGCTCCGCCAAACTTTGCGTCCTGCTGCTGCACGGGATCCGGTTCTCCTCGGAAAACTGGCTGAAGATCGGGACTCTGGAGACTTTAGCTGCCGCGGGTTACCGAGCTGTGGCCATCGACCTGCCAG GTTTGGGTCGGTCTAAGGCCACAGAGGCTCCGACTCCAGTGGGTCAGCCGGCTCCAGGTGTGTTCCTCAGACAGGTGTGTGATGCTCTGCAGACCGGCCCCGTGGTGATCATCAGCCCATCTCTCAGCGGCATGTACTCGCTGCCATTCCTCTTCCAGCACTCTGAGCAGGTCAAGGCCTACATCCCTGTGGCTCCCATCTGCACAGACAAGTTCACAGCAGAGCAGTACAGCAGCATACAG ACTCCAGCTCTCATAGTTTATGGAGATCAGGACACTCAGCTCGGGGAAGTGTCGTTAAACAACTTGAAGAATCTCCCCAATCACAAGGTGGTGGTAATGAAGGGAGCCGGGCATCCTTGTTACCTTGATGATCCAGAGACCTGGCATAAGGCAATCCTGGATTTCCTACAGTTGTTGTAA
- the LOC141347614 gene encoding voltage-dependent calcium channel subunit alpha-2/delta-2-like translates to MALDAQEYLDVLGRPMVLAGERAKQVQWTNVYQDALGLGLVITGTMPVFNLTTDGDSKNQLILGVMGVDIALNEIKELTPRYKLGANGYTFAIDPNGYVLLHPNLQPKIINFREPVTLDFLDAELPDRNKEEIRRLMIDGRQGQRRIKTLVKSADERYIDEVQRTYIWSPVEGTDYSLGLVLPSYSENHIKANLSDQILQVQCKYQGQANAKPAYLSFFPKRLPVPPLPPLSSNQRKPLPLSLTSQQRRVRAWIPGEGRRVSALGKKREWTCSSVKPHPTSSLFPPVLMLFCTEVIFLSLHGCKEKTLTKNQRADVNLFLRSLPVFSVLRFPRIILPVSVADFESLLPNTFESEGHVFIAPREYCKDLELSFNNTEFLLNFIALMEKVTPDSKQCDNFLLHNLILDTGIIKELVDKVWKNKDLNTYGFMAVFAATDGGVTRVFPNKASETWEEDAEPFNASYYRRSLDNKGYIFRAPYRTANDDILNPENDTIGILVSTAVDVTIGSKTLKPAVLGVKLDLEAWTDKFKILASNHTNSNRQSSQTCGPTSGCEMDCEANSDDLLCYLIDDGGFLVMSNQKDYLNKIGMFFGEVDATLFYALYNNSFYKRKQSYDYQSVCDPVPSSNTGAAPRGVFVPTIADVLNVAWWTSAAAWSLLQQMLYGFAYQSWFMTDEVDAEGMDSREASCVTVQTQFYFSNISSSYNILQDCDNCSRLIHARRINNTNLLFVVAEKLSCDSCEIEKLSQVETEYKETNTCETIATARYRKGTTTCFDYSVLENTSDCGRGHSFRPSLLTLVLLQLLLLCILARPSV, encoded by the exons GGTTTGGGTCTCGTCATTACCGGCACAATGCCAGTCTTCAATCTCACCACTGACGGAGACTCCAAA AATCAGTTGATTCTTGGTGTCATGGGTGTAGACATCGCCCTCAATGAAATTAAAGAACTCACACCAAGATATAAG CTTGGAGCCAATGGTTACACGTTTGCCATAGATCCTAATGGTTATGTGCTGCTGCACCCCAACCTTCAGCCTAAG ATCATTAACTTCAGAGAGCCGGTCACTTTGGACTTCTTGGATGCTGAACTTCCAGACCGCAACAAGGAGGAG ATTCGCCGTCTAATGATAGATGGCAGACAAGGACAGAGGAGAATCAAGACACTAGTGAAGTCTGCGGATGAG CGTTACATTGATGAGGTCCAGAGGACGTACATATGGAGTCCAGTGGAGGGCACAGATTACAG TCTGGGTTTAGTTCTGCCGTCCTACAGCGAAAACCACATCAAGGCCAACCTGAGCGACCAGATCCTCCAGGTTCAGTGTAAGTACCAGGGGCAGGCTAACGCAAAGCCTGCTTACCTTTCTTTCTTCCCAAAGAGACTTCCTGTTCCCCCCCTCCCGCCCCTCTCGTCCAATCAACGGAAGCCCCTCCCCCTTTCTCTGACATCACAGCAGCGTCGGGTCCGAGCGTGGATTCCCGGCGAGGGGCGTCGCGTTTCAGCGCTGGGAAAAAAGCGAGAGTGGACGTGCTCTTCTGTGAAACCCCACCCCACCTCTTCCCTCTTCCCTCCTGTCCTCATGCTGTTCTGTACTGAGGTGATTTTTCTTTCCCTGCACGGATGCAAAGAAAAAACCCTCACTAAAAACCAGAGAG CTGATGTTAATTTGTTTCTCAGAAGCCTCCCTGTGTTCTCCGTCCTCCGCTTCCCCAGGATAATCTTGCCCGTTTCTGTTGCAGATTTTGAATCTCTCCTGCCAAACACTTTTGAGTCAGAGGGACATGTGTTCATTGCCCCCAG GGAATACTGCAAAGACCTGGAGCTGTCCTTCAACAACACAGAGTTCCTGCTCAACTTTATCGCACTGATGGAGAAGGTCacaccggactccaaacaat GCGATAATTTCTTGCTGCATAATCTGATTTTGGACACGGGCATCATCAAAGAGCTGGTTGATAAAGTCTGGAAGAACAAGGATCTCAACAC GTATGGCTTTATGGCAGTCTTTGCAGCCACAGATGGAGGCGTCACTCGAGTTTTCCCTAATAA GGCCTCTGAGACCTGGGAAGAAGATGCAGAGCCGTTTAATGCTAGTTATTACCGTCGGAGTCTGGACAACAAGGGCTACATCTTCAGAGCCCCCTACCGCACTG CCAATGATGACATACTGAATCCAGAGAACGACACCATTGGCATTCTGGTTAGCACCGCAGTGGACGTTACAATAGGAAGCAAAACCCTCAAACCTGCAG TTTTGGGTGTGAAGCTTGATCTTGAGGCTTGGACTGACAAATTCAAGATCCTGGCGAGCAACCACACCAACAGCAACCGACAGAGCTCTCAAacg TGTGGACCCACCAGTGGCTGTGAAATGGACTGTGAAGCCAACAGTGAT GACTTGCTGTGTTATCTGATAGATGATGGCGGATTCCTCGTCATGTCCAATCAGAAAGACTACTTGAATAAG ATCGGGATGTTCTTTGGCGAGGTCGATGCCACTCTCTTTTATGCCCTTTATAACAACTCCTTCTACAAACGCAAGCAGTCTTACGACTATCAGTCGGTGTGTGACCCTGTGCCCAGCAGCAACACAGGGGCCGCCCCTCGAGGAGTGTTTGTG CCCACTATTGCTGATGTGTTAAATGTTGCCTGGTGGACGTCCGCAGCTGCCTG GTCACTGCTGCAGCAGATGCTGTATGGATTCGCCTATCAGAGCTGGTTCATGACAG ATGAGGTTGATGCTGAAGGAATGGACTCTAGAGAGGCCAGCTGTGTGACGGTACAGACGCAGTTTTACTTCAGTAACATCAGCAGCTCCTACAACATACTGCAGGACTGTGACAACTGCTCCAG attaattcatgcTAGGAGAATAAACAACACCAACCTGCTGTTTGTGGTGGCTGAAAAACTGTCCTGCGACTCCTGTGAAATAGAGAAACTGTCTCAGGTTGAGACAGAAT ACAAAGAAACGAATACATGCGAGACAATAGCCACAGCTCGGTATAGAAAAGGAACTACGACCTGTTTCGACTACAGTGTTTTA GAGAACACATCAGACTGTGGGCGGGGTCACTCGTTCCGCCCCTCCCTCCTCACTTTAGTcctcctccagctcctcctccTGTGTATTCTGGCCCGCCCCTCTGTTTAA